From Streptomyces sp. NBC_00370, a single genomic window includes:
- a CDS encoding DUF5134 domain-containing protein — protein MTDRGRYAVHGPATVGWLLVALCTAAGGYCLLRLRGGGGERRGTAGGEALMGFGMAAMAVPAAVLAPPRWVWVAYALVFGAAALYALVRARAAGHHLHHLLGMLAMVYMAGAMAAAPTGAHGGGHGEMPGMSGAGMAGGVPLVTGLLLVYYAGYVLWAGTRLLPLVAVAAPVGGAGTAGTGGSGGNGGTGWGDRAELALACRLSMGLAMLAMLITL, from the coding sequence ATGACCGATCGGGGGAGGTACGCGGTGCATGGACCGGCGACGGTCGGCTGGCTGCTCGTCGCACTCTGCACGGCGGCCGGGGGCTACTGCCTGCTCCGGCTGCGCGGCGGGGGCGGTGAGCGGCGCGGCACGGCGGGCGGCGAGGCGCTGATGGGGTTCGGGATGGCGGCCATGGCGGTGCCGGCCGCCGTGCTGGCGCCGCCCCGGTGGGTCTGGGTGGCGTACGCGCTCGTGTTCGGCGCGGCGGCGCTGTACGCGCTCGTCCGGGCCCGCGCGGCGGGACACCATCTGCACCATCTGCTGGGGATGCTCGCCATGGTCTACATGGCGGGGGCGATGGCGGCGGCGCCGACGGGAGCGCACGGCGGCGGTCACGGGGAGATGCCGGGGATGTCCGGCGCGGGCATGGCAGGGGGCGTCCCGCTGGTGACCGGGCTGCTGCTCGTCTACTACGCGGGGTACGTCCTGTGGGCGGGCACCCGGCTGCTGCCGCTCGTGGCCGTCGCTGCGCCCGTGGGCGGCGCGGGCACGGCCGGGACGGGCGGGAGCGGCGGAAACGGCGGGACCGGCTGGGGGGACCGGGCCGAGCTGGCCCTCGCCTGCCGGCTCTCCATGGGGCTCGCCATGCTGGCGATGCTGATCACGCTGTGA
- a CDS encoding M56 family metallopeptidase → MMVSLALLLFGALAAAVAPKLLARAEWPEREPVVALWVWQCVVAAVLLSCVLSMIFSAAAAWEAVRGHVFATAPAGVVQAYSLGGHPQGSAVLAVLLAGGGLWTAAMLTREIHRSRKRRKQRRKELLVRSPVLPGEQPGEEPLVVLEAERPDAWWLAGAAPQLVITTAALRRLKGRQLDAVLAHEQGHARARHDWLRHCSSALANGFPQVPVFAAFRDEMHRLVELAADDMASRRFGSRTTALALVELNEDRGVFGPGTTPDAELPQRVNRLLSPVPRLTAGRRLRLTAAAALVPAVPLLVAFVPGLRALG, encoded by the coding sequence ATGATGGTCTCCTTGGCGCTGCTGCTGTTCGGTGCGCTCGCCGCCGCCGTCGCGCCGAAGCTGCTGGCGCGCGCCGAGTGGCCGGAGCGTGAGCCCGTCGTCGCGCTGTGGGTGTGGCAGTGCGTGGTCGCCGCCGTCCTGCTGAGCTGCGTGCTCTCCATGATCTTCAGCGCCGCCGCCGCCTGGGAGGCGGTACGCGGCCATGTCTTCGCGACCGCGCCCGCCGGGGTCGTACAGGCGTACTCCTTGGGCGGCCATCCGCAGGGCTCCGCCGTCCTCGCCGTGCTGCTGGCGGGCGGCGGGCTGTGGACCGCCGCCATGCTCACCCGGGAGATCCACCGCTCGCGCAAGCGGCGCAAGCAGCGCCGCAAGGAACTGCTCGTCCGCTCGCCCGTCCTGCCGGGCGAGCAGCCCGGCGAGGAACCGCTGGTCGTGCTGGAGGCCGAGCGCCCGGACGCCTGGTGGCTGGCCGGCGCGGCCCCGCAGCTGGTCATCACCACGGCCGCGCTGCGCCGGCTCAAGGGCCGCCAGCTCGATGCCGTACTCGCCCACGAACAGGGCCACGCGCGCGCCAGGCACGACTGGCTGCGGCACTGCTCGTCCGCGCTGGCGAACGGCTTCCCGCAGGTGCCGGTGTTCGCCGCGTTCCGCGACGAGATGCACCGGCTGGTCGAGCTGGCCGCCGACGACATGGCGTCCCGCCGCTTCGGCAGCCGGACGACCGCGCTCGCCCTGGTCGAACTGAACGAGGACCGCGGGGTGTTCGGTCCCGGCACCACCCCGGACGCCGAACTGCCGCAGCGGGTCAACCGGCTGCTGTCACCGGTGCCCCGGCTGACGGCGGGCCGCAGACTGCGGCTGACGGCCGCGGCGGCGCTGGTACCGGCCGTGCCGCTGCTCGTCGCCTTCGTCCCGGGGCTGCGCGCCCTGGGCTGA
- a CDS encoding phosphatase PAP2 family protein, whose product MHSSPVTFARTAALFAVVSGVLAALVVTEWGPLLSFDRSSASRLHRWAVAEPGLTHTNRVLSDWVWDPWTMRALTAAAVVVLWLRRSRLLALWVAATSLVGSVVQQGLKAVVGRPRPHWPDPVDSAHYASFPSGHAMTATVTCGLLLWLLRRHGTRGAAWGAAVLVAAVSVAGVGLTRLWLGVHWSSDVLAGWLLGAGLVALSIATYGRVRPSGLVQGAVCREGSGV is encoded by the coding sequence ATGCACTCCTCACCGGTCACCTTCGCCCGCACGGCCGCCCTGTTCGCCGTCGTCTCCGGGGTACTGGCGGCGCTCGTCGTCACCGAGTGGGGGCCGCTGCTCTCCTTCGACCGCTCCTCGGCCTCCCGGCTGCACCGCTGGGCCGTCGCCGAACCGGGGCTCACCCACACCAACCGGGTGCTCAGCGACTGGGTGTGGGACCCCTGGACGATGCGCGCGCTGACGGCCGCGGCCGTCGTCGTGCTGTGGCTGCGCCGTTCGCGGCTGCTCGCCCTGTGGGTCGCGGCGACGAGCCTGGTCGGCTCCGTCGTCCAGCAGGGGCTCAAGGCCGTCGTCGGGCGGCCGCGCCCGCACTGGCCCGACCCGGTCGACTCCGCCCACTACGCCTCGTTCCCCTCCGGGCACGCGATGACCGCCACCGTCACCTGCGGGCTGCTGCTGTGGCTGCTGCGGCGGCACGGGACGCGCGGCGCGGCGTGGGGCGCCGCCGTGCTGGTGGCGGCCGTCTCGGTGGCCGGTGTGGGGCTCACCCGGCTCTGGCTGGGGGTGCACTGGAGTTCGGACGTGCTGGCGGGCTGGCTGCTCGGTGCCGGACTTGTCGCCCTGTCCATCGCCACGTACGGGCGTGTACGGCCGTCCGGCCTTGTCCAGGGGGCCGTGTGCCGGGAAGGATCGGGAGTATGA
- a CDS encoding HAD family hydrolase yields the protein MTFKAVLFDFSGTLFRIESAGSWLRAVLDETGVCVPPDEVRRSAMRLAVAGALPGGPSPQQVPAELAEVWAGRDASAAGHRAAYTGLARQVPLPDPALYDALYERHMTPDAWRPYGDAAEVLGALRRGGLGVAVVSNIGWDLRPVFRAHGLDSLVDAYVLSYEHGVQKPDARLFRAACEELGQDPHDVLMVGDDRAADGGAADIGCSVHFVDHLPVEERPAGLRPVLTLAGRGPLP from the coding sequence ATGACGTTCAAGGCAGTGCTTTTCGACTTCTCCGGGACCCTCTTCCGCATCGAATCGGCAGGATCATGGCTGCGGGCCGTACTCGACGAGACGGGTGTCTGTGTGCCGCCCGACGAGGTCCGGCGGTCCGCGATGCGGCTGGCCGTGGCGGGGGCGCTGCCCGGCGGTCCCTCGCCGCAGCAGGTGCCGGCCGAACTGGCCGAGGTGTGGGCGGGCCGTGACGCGAGCGCGGCGGGCCACCGCGCCGCGTACACCGGCCTCGCCCGGCAGGTGCCGCTGCCCGACCCCGCGCTGTACGACGCCCTCTACGAGCGGCACATGACCCCGGACGCCTGGCGCCCTTACGGCGACGCGGCCGAGGTGCTCGGCGCGCTGCGGCGCGGCGGGCTCGGTGTCGCCGTGGTCAGCAACATCGGCTGGGACCTGCGGCCGGTCTTCCGCGCCCACGGTCTGGACAGCCTCGTGGACGCGTACGTCCTCTCGTACGAGCACGGCGTCCAGAAGCCGGACGCCCGGCTGTTCCGGGCGGCCTGCGAGGAGCTGGGGCAGGATCCGCACGACGTGCTGATGGTCGGCGACGACCGCGCGGCCGACGGCGGAGCCGCCGACATCGGCTGCTCGGTGCACTTCGTGGACCATCTGCCGGTGGAGGAACGGCCGGCCGGACTGCGCCCGGTGCTCACCCTCGCGGGCCGCGGACCGCTCCCCTAA
- a CDS encoding TetR/AcrR family transcriptional regulator, which translates to MSPRSASVNEELRRRSRERLLQATVELVAERGYEATTLADIADRAGSARGLVSYYFPGKRQLLQSAVHRLMHRTLRAGLDREPRTEDGAELMARAIDSIIGLVVDSPVLMRTHMAGILQAEGFVQCPEQQRLAELLRDTVERYGSPDPDRDYPLLRAQLMGTVFAALMPGAPMPLAPLRAELFRRYGLDWELGVPPGDEPPGGTDQSTVPQRPK; encoded by the coding sequence ATGTCCCCGCGGAGCGCATCGGTCAATGAGGAGCTCCGTCGGCGTTCCCGCGAGCGGTTGTTGCAGGCCACGGTCGAGCTTGTCGCCGAGCGGGGTTACGAGGCGACGACGCTCGCCGACATCGCCGACCGCGCCGGATCGGCGCGCGGCCTCGTCTCGTACTACTTTCCCGGCAAGCGGCAGCTGCTCCAGTCGGCCGTGCACCGGCTGATGCACCGCACGCTGCGGGCCGGACTCGACCGCGAGCCGCGCACCGAGGACGGCGCCGAGCTGATGGCGCGGGCGATCGACTCGATCATCGGGCTCGTGGTGGACAGCCCCGTACTGATGCGCACGCACATGGCGGGGATCCTGCAGGCCGAGGGGTTCGTCCAGTGCCCCGAGCAGCAGCGTCTCGCCGAGCTGCTGCGGGACACCGTCGAGCGGTACGGGTCGCCGGACCCCGACCGCGACTACCCGCTGCTGCGCGCCCAGTTGATGGGTACGGTCTTCGCCGCGCTGATGCCGGGGGCGCCGATGCCGCTGGCGCCGCTGCGCGCCGAGCTGTTCAGGCGCTACGGCCTCGACTGGGAACTGGGCGTTCCGCCGGGCGACGAGCCGCCCGGCGGAACGGATCAGAGCACGGTCCCTCAGCGGCCGAAGTAG
- a CDS encoding LVIVD repeat-containing protein — protein MTSLHLIRARRRRLAVAAATAGLFAALLAAGPVAAADPGDGPARRAISAEQAAETATAVKNGEIPAVDEVVHSANIKHLTNIPKDALTDLNSDLAFQGDYAFAGNYSGFRIFDIRNPKSPKSVAQVLCPGSQNDITVSGDLLFLSTDSSRSDNSCASTSQPATEKSSWEGMKIFDISDKRNPKYVAAVETACGSHTHTLVPERKDVYIYVSSYSPNATFPDCQPPHDGISVIKVPRKAPQQAKVVDFPVLFPDGGNPGAPDNPGVSKTTGCHDITVLPSKDLAAGACMGDGILFDIKNPERPKVIDRVQDNVNFAFWHSATFNQKADKVVFTDELGGGGAATCNAEVGPDRGADGIYDITGRGDHRKLVFRSYYKIPRHQADTENCVAHNGSLIPVKGRDIMVQAWYQGGVSVWDFTNSAKPKEIGYFERGPISTETLSVGGSWSAYYYNGYIFSNDIAKGFDVLKLDDRRTDPAKRVRMDGLNVQTQPDYFGR, from the coding sequence GTGACCTCGTTGCACCTCATCCGCGCGCGGCGCAGACGTCTGGCCGTGGCCGCCGCCACGGCCGGTCTCTTCGCCGCGTTGCTGGCAGCCGGACCCGTGGCTGCCGCGGACCCGGGCGACGGCCCCGCCCGGCGGGCGATCTCCGCCGAGCAGGCCGCAGAGACGGCTACCGCCGTCAAGAACGGCGAGATACCCGCTGTCGACGAAGTCGTCCACAGCGCCAACATCAAGCACCTGACCAACATCCCCAAGGACGCGCTGACCGACCTCAACTCGGACCTCGCCTTCCAGGGCGACTACGCCTTCGCCGGCAACTACAGCGGCTTCCGGATCTTCGACATCCGCAACCCGAAGTCGCCCAAGTCGGTGGCCCAGGTGCTGTGTCCGGGATCGCAGAACGACATCACCGTCTCCGGTGACCTGCTCTTCCTGTCCACCGACTCGTCACGGAGCGACAACTCCTGCGCCAGCACCTCGCAGCCGGCCACCGAGAAGTCGTCCTGGGAGGGCATGAAGATCTTCGACATCAGCGACAAGCGCAACCCCAAGTACGTCGCCGCCGTCGAGACCGCCTGCGGTTCGCACACCCACACGCTGGTGCCGGAGCGCAAGGACGTGTACATCTACGTCTCGTCGTACTCGCCGAACGCCACCTTCCCCGACTGCCAGCCGCCGCACGACGGGATCTCCGTCATCAAGGTGCCGCGCAAGGCGCCCCAGCAGGCGAAGGTCGTGGACTTCCCGGTCCTCTTCCCCGACGGCGGCAACCCCGGCGCCCCCGACAACCCGGGTGTCTCCAAGACCACCGGCTGCCACGACATCACCGTGCTGCCGTCGAAGGACCTGGCCGCCGGCGCCTGCATGGGTGACGGCATCCTCTTCGACATCAAGAACCCGGAGCGCCCCAAGGTCATCGACCGGGTCCAGGACAACGTCAACTTCGCCTTCTGGCACTCGGCGACCTTCAACCAGAAGGCGGACAAGGTCGTCTTCACCGACGAGCTGGGCGGCGGTGGCGCCGCCACCTGCAACGCCGAGGTGGGTCCCGACCGGGGCGCCGACGGCATCTACGACATCACCGGCAGGGGCGACCACCGCAAGCTGGTCTTCCGCAGCTACTACAAGATCCCCCGGCACCAGGCCGACACCGAGAACTGCGTCGCGCACAACGGCTCGCTGATCCCGGTCAAGGGCCGCGACATCATGGTCCAGGCCTGGTACCAGGGCGGCGTCTCCGTCTGGGACTTCACCAACTCCGCCAAGCCGAAGGAGATCGGCTACTTCGAGCGCGGCCCGATCTCGACCGAGACCCTGTCGGTGGGCGGCTCCTGGTCGGCGTACTACTACAACGGCTACATCTTCTCCAACGACATCGCCAAGGGCTTCGACGTGCTGAAGCTCGACGACCGCAGGACCGATCCGGCGAAGCGGGTACGGATGGACGGCCTCAACGTCCAGACCCAGCCCGACTACTTCGGCCGCTGA
- a CDS encoding DUF305 domain-containing protein, with translation MLIRRRSPRLRGSLVTVSAVVALLALGACDSADGGTAKTHNAAGGSGSGVVAPGRPGEPAKTLTPEEAVRAAPDNTPNSADVSYARMMIVHHGQALEMTRLATGRAGSTPVKRLAARITATQQPEIEAMRGWLESNGVAKSQEGHDHGAMPGMATPEQLAELRAAKGKAFDALFVQLMITHHQGAITMATEALSEGNNVQIEEMATDIVAQQTVEMDRMRSF, from the coding sequence GTGTTGATCCGTCGCAGAAGTCCGCGCCTACGCGGCTCGCTCGTCACGGTCTCGGCCGTCGTCGCGCTGCTCGCCCTGGGCGCCTGCGACTCGGCGGACGGCGGCACCGCGAAGACACACAACGCCGCAGGTGGCAGCGGATCCGGCGTGGTGGCGCCGGGCCGTCCCGGCGAGCCGGCCAAGACCCTGACGCCCGAGGAGGCGGTACGGGCGGCCCCGGACAACACCCCCAATTCGGCCGATGTGAGCTATGCCCGGATGATGATCGTCCATCACGGACAGGCGCTGGAGATGACCAGGCTGGCGACCGGGCGCGCGGGTTCCACCCCGGTGAAACGGCTCGCGGCACGCATCACGGCGACCCAGCAGCCGGAGATCGAGGCAATGCGCGGGTGGCTGGAAAGCAATGGTGTGGCAAAGAGTCAGGAAGGTCACGACCATGGCGCGATGCCCGGAATGGCCACCCCCGAGCAGCTTGCCGAACTGCGCGCGGCCAAGGGGAAGGCGTTCGACGCACTCTTCGTGCAGCTGATGATCACGCATCACCAGGGGGCGATCACGATGGCCACCGAGGCGCTTTCCGAGGGCAACAACGTACAGATCGAGGAGATGGCGACCGACATCGTCGCCCAGCAGACCGTCGAGATGGACCGGATGCGGTCGTTCTGA
- a CDS encoding DUF6214 family protein, which produces MISADGPHEPATRDRPVWEVQGYGTVTGAGQEPDGGAVRREILPPWVDVRLTFPDGARVDVLAVVRDGRMAIEDAQADPPLTLEDFAALAGVIDSPLQDAWQVVADRHRPAEWLPATEIPAADVPAVEIPAMDIPAVEPPTVEPPTVEPLAVRPVPQAPLPEDPALHAPAAVDAALEEPAVDEPADPPGRHRARSTPPRGPAGRMGAAEVYRAAQRDGVDPVLAVMAATGLSRRKSLRLIAGARDEGHLSPRHNRR; this is translated from the coding sequence GTGATTTCCGCCGATGGCCCCCACGAGCCCGCGACCCGTGACCGCCCGGTGTGGGAGGTGCAGGGGTACGGCACCGTCACCGGCGCCGGACAGGAGCCGGACGGCGGCGCGGTGCGCCGCGAGATCCTGCCGCCCTGGGTCGACGTCCGGCTGACCTTTCCCGACGGGGCCCGGGTCGACGTACTGGCGGTGGTACGGGACGGCCGCATGGCCATCGAGGACGCGCAGGCCGATCCGCCGCTGACGCTGGAGGACTTCGCCGCGCTGGCCGGGGTGATCGACTCGCCCCTCCAGGACGCGTGGCAGGTGGTGGCCGACCGGCACCGTCCGGCGGAGTGGCTGCCCGCGACGGAGATCCCGGCGGCCGACGTTCCCGCCGTCGAGATCCCGGCCATGGACATCCCGGCCGTCGAGCCGCCCACTGTCGAGCCGCCCACTGTCGAGCCGCTCGCCGTGCGGCCCGTACCGCAGGCGCCCCTGCCCGAGGACCCGGCCCTGCACGCACCGGCCGCGGTCGACGCGGCCCTGGAGGAACCGGCCGTGGACGAACCGGCCGATCCGCCCGGCCGGCACCGCGCCCGCAGCACCCCGCCCCGTGGGCCCGCCGGCCGGATGGGCGCCGCCGAGGTCTACCGCGCCGCCCAGCGCGACGGGGTGGATCCCGTGCTCGCCGTCATGGCGGCCACCGGTCTCAGCCGCCGCAAGTCGCTCCGGCTGATCGCCGGCGCCCGCGACGAGGGGCATCTGTCGCCGCGTCACAACCGCCGGTGA
- a CDS encoding NADH:flavin oxidoreductase/NADH oxidase has translation MSALFAPYTLRSLTLPNRVWMAPMCQYSAEATGPAAGVPQDWHFAHLAARAVGGTGLIITEATAVSPEGRISPFDLGIWNDTQVEAFSRINRFLASQGTPRGIQLAHAGRKASTDKPWNGGGPVGPENDGWQPVAPSAVPFAEGHLVPTELTVDQIREIVGQFGAAATRAAAAGFQVAEIHGAHGYLIHQFLSPHSNHRTDAYGGSFENRIRFSVEVVDAVRAAFPADLPVFFRVSATDWLDEGGWTADDSVRLADLLVDHGVDLFDVSSGGNAAGVRIPLKPGYQVPFAARIKAETRMPVAAVGLITESDQAEKIVANGEADAVLLARELLRDPNFARRAAADLGASVPTPSQYLRAF, from the coding sequence GTGAGCGCACTGTTCGCCCCCTACACCCTGCGGTCCCTGACCCTGCCCAACCGGGTGTGGATGGCGCCCATGTGTCAGTACTCCGCCGAGGCCACGGGCCCGGCCGCCGGTGTGCCGCAGGACTGGCACTTCGCGCATCTCGCCGCTCGCGCCGTCGGTGGTACGGGTCTGATCATCACCGAGGCGACGGCTGTCAGCCCGGAGGGCCGGATCAGCCCGTTCGACCTCGGGATCTGGAACGACACCCAGGTCGAGGCGTTCAGCAGGATCAACCGCTTCCTCGCCTCGCAGGGCACACCGCGCGGCATCCAGCTCGCCCACGCGGGGCGCAAGGCGTCGACCGACAAGCCCTGGAACGGCGGCGGTCCGGTCGGCCCGGAGAACGACGGCTGGCAGCCGGTCGCGCCCAGCGCCGTACCGTTCGCCGAGGGACATCTGGTGCCCACCGAGCTGACGGTGGATCAGATCAGGGAGATCGTCGGGCAGTTCGGCGCCGCCGCCACACGGGCCGCGGCGGCCGGTTTCCAGGTCGCCGAGATCCACGGCGCGCACGGGTACCTCATCCACCAGTTCCTCTCCCCGCACAGCAACCACCGCACGGACGCCTACGGGGGTTCCTTCGAGAACCGGATCCGGTTCTCCGTCGAGGTCGTCGACGCCGTACGCGCCGCCTTCCCCGCCGACCTGCCGGTCTTCTTCCGGGTCTCGGCGACCGACTGGCTCGACGAGGGCGGCTGGACGGCCGACGACTCGGTGCGGCTGGCCGACCTGCTGGTCGACCACGGCGTCGACCTGTTCGACGTGTCCAGCGGCGGCAACGCCGCGGGGGTCCGTATCCCGCTCAAGCCCGGCTACCAGGTGCCGTTCGCCGCGCGGATCAAGGCCGAGACCCGGATGCCGGTGGCGGCGGTCGGCCTGATCACCGAGTCCGACCAGGCGGAGAAGATCGTCGCCAACGGCGAGGCCGACGCCGTCCTGCTGGCCAGGGAGCTGCTGCGCGACCCGAACTTCGCCCGTCGCGCCGCCGCCGACCTGGGCGCTTCCGTACCCACCCCTTCGCAGTATCTGCGGGCGTTCTGA
- a CDS encoding SigE family RNA polymerase sigma factor, with product MGKPEPTADVEFQSFVVSRWTRFMRTAFLLTGERYAAEDLVQSSLERIYLVWHKVAAADDPDAYVRRVMINLHARKHRRKLKEILAPGDDTGLPHELPERDDRMAQADDRSDLLTALSQLPPRQREAVVLRYWEDLSEARTASAMGCSVGTVKSNAAKGIAKLRAVPGLLDMMTKGGRT from the coding sequence ATGGGGAAACCTGAGCCGACGGCTGACGTCGAATTCCAGAGCTTCGTCGTCAGCCGCTGGACGCGGTTCATGCGGACGGCGTTCCTCCTGACCGGGGAGCGGTACGCCGCCGAGGACCTGGTGCAGTCGTCCCTGGAGCGGATCTACCTGGTCTGGCACAAGGTCGCCGCTGCCGACGATCCGGACGCGTACGTGCGGCGGGTGATGATCAATCTGCATGCCCGCAAGCACCGCAGAAAGCTCAAGGAGATCCTGGCGCCCGGTGACGACACCGGTCTGCCGCACGAACTGCCCGAGCGCGACGACCGGATGGCGCAGGCCGACGACCGCTCCGATCTGCTGACGGCGCTGAGCCAACTGCCGCCGCGCCAGCGGGAGGCGGTGGTGCTGCGCTACTGGGAAGACCTGAGCGAGGCCCGGACCGCCAGTGCCATGGGCTGCTCCGTCGGCACGGTCAAGAGCAACGCGGCCAAGGGGATCGCGAAGCTGCGCGCCGTGCCCGGACTGCTGGACATGATGACGAAGGGCGGACGGACATGA
- a CDS encoding uracil-DNA glycosylase, which translates to MAALPLNELVEPGWADALRPVAGRVAEMGDFLRAEVAAGRTYLPAGANVLRAFQQPFDEVRVLMMGQDPYPTPGMAVGLSFSVAPEVRSLPGSLENIFRELHGDLGVDRPSNGDLTPWTRQGVLLLNRALTTAPRKPGAHRGKGWEDVTEQAIRALVARGKPLVSVLWGRDARNLRPFLGDYPAIESAHPSPMSADRGFFGSRPFSRTNDLLIKQGAQPVDWRLP; encoded by the coding sequence GTGGCAGCACTACCGTTGAACGAGCTTGTCGAGCCCGGATGGGCGGACGCGTTGCGTCCCGTGGCCGGACGCGTCGCCGAAATGGGTGACTTCCTGCGCGCGGAGGTCGCGGCAGGGCGTACGTATCTGCCGGCCGGCGCGAACGTACTGCGCGCCTTCCAGCAGCCTTTCGACGAGGTGCGCGTCCTGATGATGGGTCAGGACCCCTACCCGACACCGGGCATGGCCGTCGGGCTCAGCTTCTCCGTGGCGCCAGAGGTGCGTTCCCTGCCCGGCAGCCTGGAGAACATCTTCCGTGAGCTGCACGGCGACCTCGGTGTCGACCGGCCGTCCAACGGCGATCTGACGCCCTGGACCAGGCAAGGCGTCCTGCTGCTCAACAGGGCGCTGACCACGGCTCCCCGCAAGCCCGGCGCACACCGGGGCAAGGGCTGGGAGGACGTGACCGAGCAGGCCATCCGCGCGCTGGTGGCGCGCGGCAAACCGCTGGTCTCGGTGTTGTGGGGACGCGACGCGCGCAACCTGCGGCCCTTCCTCGGCGACTACCCGGCGATCGAGTCGGCCCACCCTTCCCCCATGTCGGCCGACCGCGGCTTCTTCGGCTCCCGGCCCTTCAGCCGCACCAACGACCTCCTGATCAAGCAGGGCGCCCAGCCGGTGGACTGGCGCCTGCCGTAA
- a CDS encoding N-acetylglucosamine kinase, with the protein MSWVLGVDSGGSGLRFALAETAASAPDSGTGAVPEAAAVTATAEPVRTGPSGIEARHLLGQLLPAVDTLLARVGADTGLSAVAIGAAGMATLGDELRAELPAALERALGVRRLALAADAVTAYAGALGQRPGAVVAGGTGMIALGTDLTDWRRADGWGHLLGDCGGGAWIGRAGLEAAMRAHDGRRGGSAFLLSALEAVFGPAGDLPGLLYPRTDRPALLASFAPEVAARAADDPVAAGILAAAARQIAEAAAAVCPPDGDCEVAFTGGLFKLGEPLLGPLRAELAGQLPHATTVPAAGDPLSGALVIAAALAAGTLTLPSHPRLLRVLTEHP; encoded by the coding sequence GTGAGCTGGGTACTTGGCGTGGACTCGGGCGGCTCGGGGCTGCGGTTCGCGCTCGCCGAAACCGCCGCTTCGGCGCCGGACTCCGGTACCGGCGCCGTGCCGGAAGCTGCTGCGGTGACGGCGACAGCGGAGCCGGTGCGTACCGGCCCTTCGGGCATCGAAGCCCGTCATCTGCTGGGCCAGTTGCTGCCCGCCGTCGACACACTGCTGGCGCGGGTGGGCGCCGACACCGGTCTGTCGGCCGTCGCGATCGGCGCTGCCGGGATGGCGACGCTCGGTGACGAGTTGCGCGCGGAACTGCCCGCCGCCCTCGAACGGGCCCTGGGGGTACGCAGGCTGGCGCTCGCCGCCGACGCCGTCACGGCGTACGCGGGGGCGCTCGGGCAGCGGCCCGGCGCCGTCGTCGCCGGCGGTACCGGCATGATCGCGCTCGGTACGGATCTGACGGACTGGCGGCGCGCCGACGGCTGGGGGCATCTGCTCGGCGACTGCGGCGGCGGCGCCTGGATCGGCCGCGCCGGGCTGGAGGCCGCCATGCGCGCCCACGACGGGCGGCGCGGCGGTTCGGCTTTTCTGCTGTCCGCCCTGGAAGCGGTGTTCGGGCCCGCCGGCGACCTGCCGGGGCTGCTCTACCCGAGGACCGACCGGCCCGCGCTCCTCGCCTCGTTCGCGCCGGAGGTGGCGGCACGCGCGGCGGACGACCCGGTGGCCGCCGGGATCCTCGCGGCCGCGGCGCGGCAGATCGCCGAGGCCGCCGCGGCCGTGTGCCCGCCGGACGGGGACTGCGAAGTCGCTTTCACCGGTGGTCTGTTCAAGCTCGGTGAGCCGCTGCTCGGTCCGCTGCGAGCCGAGCTGGCCGGGCAACTGCCGCATGCCACCACCGTTCCGGCCGCCGGGGACCCGCTCAGCGGCGCGCTGGTCATCGCCGCCGCCCTCGCCGCCGGCACCCTCACGCTGCCGTCCCATCCCCGACTGCTGAGGGTCCTGACCGAACACCCCTGA